In one Dermatophagoides farinae isolate YC_2012a chromosome 4, ASM2471394v1, whole genome shotgun sequence genomic region, the following are encoded:
- the LOC124491207 gene encoding E3 ubiquitin ligase Rnf121 isoform X2 yields MNLEHDDGHHDGGHHMNDDGPHIYHGIDITKVNISSLPKSQQEHLLMHEKHRGHESMHAIMLLILIVAMFIAQIILIYWRKKHFKSYQNVSMFGMWIIPIFVSAYHHYWRFVIVWLFISMMTMLLIFRPLFYKNLNSNGSSIPRQVYRWFFYLYSISSVIAVTGYTIIMLTLLGVNILLGIKPMYTLDIGILLLFYAANIGYYSPSSSLPSKQLNSKTCAICGRPHGGIHRTSMSINSHHHDTDLRSSLLAHDMDPSLSDLNNINCFNGSNNNNSTIDPSLQEKTYTLTCGHTYHQYCIFGWCLVGKKQLCPFCREKVDLNKLFSSLPFQKPHYLYGNLLDFIRYLIAWQPLILFAVQGVNYVFGLE; encoded by the exons atgaatttagaacatgatgatggccatcatgACGGAGGTCatcatatgaatgatgatggtccaCATATTTATCATGGAATCGATATAACCAAAGTGAACATTAGTTCATTACCGAAAAGTCAACAAGAACATTTACTTATGCATGAAAAACATCGGGGCCATGAATCAATGCATGCTATCATGTTACTGATATTGATTGTAGCAATGTTTATTGCACAGATCATACTCATCTATTGGCgtaaaaaacattttaaatcatatcaaaatgtttcaatgtttg gAATGTGGATCATACCAATATTTGTATCAgcctatcatcattattggcgTTTCGTTATCGTTTggttattcatttcaatgatgacaatgttaTTAATATTTCGACCATTATTCTATAAGAATCTAAACTCTAATGGTTCATCCATTCCACGACAAGTATATCGTTGGttcttttatttatattcaatatcatcagTGATTGCTGTTACTGGCTATACGATTATAATGTTAACATTATTGGGTGTCAATATTTTGTTGGGCATAAAACCAATGTATACATTAGATATtggaatattattattattctatg CTGCAAATATTGGCTattattcaccatcatcatcattgcctagtaaacaattaaattcaaaaacatgTGCAATATGTGGCCGTCCACATGGTGGTATACATCGTACATCAATGTCAATcaatagtcatcatcatgatacaGATCTTCGATCAAGTCTGTTGGCACACGATATGGATCCTTCTTTATCCGATCTAAATAATATTAACTGTTTCAATGGTagtaataacaataattcaaCAATTGATCCATCATTACAGGAAAAAACATATACATTAACATGTGGCCATACATACCATCAATATTGTATATTTGGTTGGTGCTTAGTTGGTAAAAAACAACTATGTCCATTCTGTCGTGAAAAAGTTGATCTCAACAaattattctcatcattaccatttcAGAAACCACATTATCTTTATGGAAATCTATTGGATTTCATACGTTATCTGATTGCATGGCAGCCACTTATATTGTTTGCCGTACAAGGTGTTAATTATGTTTTTGGTCTTGaataa
- the LOC124490083 gene encoding transcription and mRNA export factor ENY2, translating into MNVENIEDEETKFRRDAHRYLVESGERDRLVQILNDKLKAYDWQHKVTICCRELLSEIGVDNITVDAFVERITPKAKDLVPNDVKHEMVNIIQTTLEKKFNVR; encoded by the coding sequence atgaacgttgaaaatattgaagatgaagaaacgAAATTTCGTCGTGATGCTCATCGCTATCTGGTCGAATCGGGTGAACGTGATCGTTTAGTACAAATTCtcaatgataaattaaaAGCATATGATTGGCAACACAAAGTCACAATTTGTTGCCGTGAATTATTGTCCGAAATAGGTGTTGATAACATCACTGTCGATGCATTTGTTGAACGTATAACGCCTAAAGCCAAAGATCTGGTACCGAATGATGTGAAACATGAAATGGTTAACATTATACAGACAAcattggagaaaaaattcaatgttagATGA
- the LOC124500493 gene encoding uncharacterized protein LOC124500493: MIRQYRAFEDLEEPCFLVPEPEWITVTYQMKSIICQWRWDEIRELVPKKLSRPIKKKKNVDSTGGGGDSESLKDLHHSQIQIRPPPTTNVSNSAPASPNLRLNNTKHLHVPSTQHHHSHVKDPEKILKKNLLKIEFLKKPLDSQPMQQYQQTQPLKPKWYRFDSREILDEFLSDANRHGYIERLVRTRWFMTKVKYIPMCHRQIKYNNDDDNKQNSSNDHQNGKTKNRTNSSGSRESSSSSSSSDDNYNDKQKNVKKKINKTQRQKQEASSNNTPPNNNGHMFDYNGDNNIMKAKDFLQKNKQQQQQQQKSKNGHKNH, translated from the coding sequence ATGATTCGTCAATATCGTGCATTCGAAGATCTGGAAGAACCTTGTTTTCTTGTTCCTGAACCGGAATGGATAACGGTTACATATCAgatgaaatcaatcataTGCCAATGGCGTTGGGATGAAATTCGTGAATTAGTACCGAAAAAGTTATCACGGCcaataaaaaagaagaaaaatgtcGATTctactggtggtggtggtgattcGGAATCGCTAAAAGATTTACATCATTCTCAGATACAGATtcgaccaccaccaacaacaaatgtttcaaattcaGCTCCAGCGTCACCGAATTTACGATTAAATAATACAAAACATTTACATGTTCCATCGacacaacatcatcattcacatgtAAAAGATccggaaaaaattttgaagaaaaatttattaaaaatagaatttctAAAAAAACCATTGGATTCTCAACCAATgcaacaatatcaacaaacacaacCATTAAAACCTAAATGGtatcgatttgattcaagAGAAATTCTTGATGAATTTCTATCCGATGCTAATCGTCACGGTTATATTGAACGTCTAGTCCGTACAAGATGGTTTATGACCAAAGTCAAATATATTCCAATGTGTCATCgacaaatcaaatataataatgatgatgacaataaacaaaattcatcaaacgatcatcaaaatggCAAGACGAAAAATCGAACTAATTCATCAGGATCAagagaatcatcatcttcgtcgtcgtcttcggatgataattataatgataaacaaaaaaatgtgaaaaaaaagataaataaaacacagcgacaaaaacaagaagCTTCATCAAATAACACCCctccaaataataatggacaTATGTTCGATTATAATGGCGACAATAACATAATGAAAGCAAAggattttcttcaaaaaaacaaacaacagcagcaacaacaacaaaaatcaaaaaatggcCATAAAAACCATTGA
- the LOC124491207 gene encoding E3 ubiquitin ligase Rnf121 isoform X1 produces the protein MNLEHDDGHHDGGHHMNDDGPHIYHGIDITKVNISSLPKSQQEHLLMHEKHRGHESMHAIMLLILIVAMFIAQIILIYWRKKHFKSYQNVSMFGMWIIPIFVSAYHHYWRFVIVWLFISMMTMLLIFRPLFYKNLNSNGSSIPRQVYRWFFYLYSISSVIAVTGYTIIMLTLLGVNILLGIKPMYTLDIGILLLFYGIYYGVLTRDFTDFLVDILAANIGYYSPSSSLPSKQLNSKTCAICGRPHGGIHRTSMSINSHHHDTDLRSSLLAHDMDPSLSDLNNINCFNGSNNNNSTIDPSLQEKTYTLTCGHTYHQYCIFGWCLVGKKQLCPFCREKVDLNKLFSSLPFQKPHYLYGNLLDFIRYLIAWQPLILFAVQGVNYVFGLE, from the exons atgaatttagaacatgatgatggccatcatgACGGAGGTCatcatatgaatgatgatggtccaCATATTTATCATGGAATCGATATAACCAAAGTGAACATTAGTTCATTACCGAAAAGTCAACAAGAACATTTACTTATGCATGAAAAACATCGGGGCCATGAATCAATGCATGCTATCATGTTACTGATATTGATTGTAGCAATGTTTATTGCACAGATCATACTCATCTATTGGCgtaaaaaacattttaaatcatatcaaaatgtttcaatgtttg gAATGTGGATCATACCAATATTTGTATCAgcctatcatcattattggcgTTTCGTTATCGTTTggttattcatttcaatgatgacaatgttaTTAATATTTCGACCATTATTCTATAAGAATCTAAACTCTAATGGTTCATCCATTCCACGACAAGTATATCGTTGGttcttttatttatattcaatatcatcagTGATTGCTGTTACTGGCTATACGATTATAATGTTAACATTATTGGGTGTCAATATTTTGTTGGGCATAAAACCAATGTATACATTAGATATtggaatattattattattctatggTATCTATTATGGTGTCCTAACAAGAGATTTTACCGATTTTCTTGTCGATATATTAGCTGCAAATATTGGCTattattcaccatcatcatcattgcctagtaaacaattaaattcaaaaacatgTGCAATATGTGGCCGTCCACATGGTGGTATACATCGTACATCAATGTCAATcaatagtcatcatcatgatacaGATCTTCGATCAAGTCTGTTGGCACACGATATGGATCCTTCTTTATCCGATCTAAATAATATTAACTGTTTCAATGGTagtaataacaataattcaaCAATTGATCCATCATTACAGGAAAAAACATATACATTAACATGTGGCCATACATACCATCAATATTGTATATTTGGTTGGTGCTTAGTTGGTAAAAAACAACTATGTCCATTCTGTCGTGAAAAAGTTGATCTCAACAaattattctcatcattaccatttcAGAAACCACATTATCTTTATGGAAATCTATTGGATTTCATACGTTATCTGATTGCATGGCAGCCACTTATATTGTTTGCCGTACAAGGTGTTAATTATGTTTTTGGTCTTGaataa
- the LOC124491300 gene encoding uncharacterized protein LOC124491300, with the protein MMMMNHTMIITNEKSNMSAINNDIDDQQQKQQPLTVNEKMDDNDNNNNVQPIAEKDSSSSSKMNVEYECKIDKNDEIVDDKNVQIELENDDDGEKFVNLDLECEKIESLIQTLDQIELDSLPSVDDDRSEHNSINCANNNTMNVVVDDLKSVNNNDNFEAPQMLEIDEKIKNEETSSTVEKIVEIPKPRERKSKCLSINKIEQPIEIQSEKMSSSSTNKTKDYPDDLNPFGDDDDDGDTNVVEIHEPSGLKTVIKIEHYPADLNPFGDDIDSGKVEISKQNSSSLNPFGSDDEDEEPIVKSKILNHHSPEQRRSSLKPSPTPTSKRKKRPAPLPPSSLSNKSNQSLDQISMATDKPITQSESSQMYDSFISNASSSNVDFDTGSNVSFGSRHSIHSDTRTPTPVPRRSKIHSNHQEDDSQKSSISSTNNILIDSYGTAATGNGDSTNSVQAQLKAIKNKKRPAPPRPAFKRELKTSTEDMDKELNEIGDQLPVIEIERAQLEQWLLESLKTEEPQQQQQQQDPMDKNSKIMEYDQKLERFLELAREKCKLCRKQKELMYMKRELKLEETQLELEYQLRVIMSKQDAQKTTDDCDEEQRLLKKMMEIIDERNDIIENMIQDENKEIEEYQNMIGKVGGGLRKSQSNEIAMNDSKTNGKNYHLKPFHKLKKLNKKIKTKLKQHKKHQQNGDDGVQVNDDDDNDDGKSINESSESITSDGGPSLRTSTNDLSSNNCRSIEAVDDDKNSATKSKNLSKLGRTTLKKISNPSKTFHTVSSELKSKLQSHSNITNHNDK; encoded by the exons atgatgatgatgaatcataccatgataataacaaacgaaaaatctAACATGTCGGCCATTAACAATGACATTGatgaccaacaacaaaaacagcaacCATTGACGGTGAATGAGaaaatggatgataatgataataataataatgtacaACCGATAGCGGAAAAggattcttcttcatcatctaaaATGAATGTTGAGTATGAGTGcaa aattgataaaaatgacgaaattgttgatgataagaaTGTTCAAATCGaacttgaaaatgatgatgatggagaaaaATTCGTTAATCTAGATTtggaatgtgaaaaaattgaatctttGATACAAACATTGGATCAAATCGAGCTAGATTCATTACCgtctgttgatgatgatcgatctGAACATAATTCGATAAATTgtgcaaataataatacgaTGAACGTAGTGGTGGATGATCTCAAATCagtcaacaataatgataatttcgaAGCACCACAAATGTTGGAAATTGatgagaaaattaaaaatgaagaaacgTCTTCTACAGTGgagaaaattgttgaaattccGAAACCAAGAgaacgaaaatcaaaatgtttatcgattaacaaaattgaacaacCAATTGAAATACAATCtgaaaaaatgtcatcatcatccacaaatAAGACAAAAGATTATCCAGATGATCTTAATCCtttcggtgatgatgatgatgatggtgatacgAATGTTGTAGAAATTCATGAACCATCTGGACTCAAAACTGTGATTAAAATTGAACATTATCCGGCCGATTTAAATCcatttggtgatgatattgatagTGGCAAAGTTGAAATttccaaacaaaattctaGTTCATTAAATCCATTCGGatcagatgatgaagatgaagaaccaattgttaaatcaaaaattttaaatcatcattcaccaGAACAAcgacgatcatcattgaagccatcaccaacaccaacatcgaaacgaaaaaaacggCCAGCACCAttgccaccatcatcattgtcgaataaatccaatcaatcattggatCAAATATCTATGGCGACGGATAAACCTATCACACAATCGGAATCCTCACAAATgtatgattcattcatatcaaatgcatcatcatcgaatgttgATTTCGATACAGGATCGAATGTTTCCTTTGGTAGTCGACATAGTATACATTCGGATACGCGAACACCAACACCTGTGCCAAGACGAagtaaaattcattcaaatcatcaagaaGATGATAGCCAAAAATCTTCCATTTCATCGACGaataatatattgattgattcttaTGGTACAGCGGCTACAGGTAATGGTGATAGTACAAATTCGGTACAAGCACAATTGAAAGcgattaaaaataaaaaacgacCAGCACCACCAAGGCCGGCATTCAAACGTGAATTAAAAACTTCAACCGAAGATATGGataaagaattgaatgaaattggtgATCAATTACCCGTTATCGAAATTGAACGAGCTCAACTTGAACAATGGCTATtagaatcattgaaaacCGAAGAAccacagcagcaacagcaacaacaagatccaatggataaaaattcaaaaataatggaaTATGATCAGAAATTGGAACGATTTTTAGAATTGGCAAGAGAAAAATGTAAACTTTGTCGTAAGCAAAAAGAATTGATGTACAT GAAACGTGAACTTAAACTAGAAGAAACACAATTAGAATTGGAATATCAGCTACGTGTTATAATGTCAAAACAGGATGCACAAAAAACGactgatgattgtgatgaagAACAACGTTTattaaagaaaatgatggaaattaTCGATGAACGTAATGATATCATTGAGAATATGATTCAAGATGAGAATAA AGAAATTGAAGAATATCAGAATATGATTGGTAAAGTTGGCGGCGGCCTACGAAAATCACAATCCAATGAAATTGCAATGAATGATAGTAAAACTAATggtaaaaattatcatctgaAACCATttcataaattgaaaaagttgaacaaaaaaatcaagaccAAACTTAAACAAcataaaaaacatcaacaaaacgGTGATGACGGTGTACaggtcaatgatgatgatgataatgatgatggtaaaagtATTAATGAAAGTTCAGAATCGATTACTAGTGATGGTGGTCCATCATTACGAACATCAACCAATGATTTATCCAGCAACAATTGTCGATCGATCGAAGCtgttgacgatgataaaaattcggcaacaaaatcaaaaaatctaTCAAAATTGGGTCGtacaacattgaaaaaaatatcaaatccATCGAAAACATTTCACACCGTATCGAgtgaattgaaatcaaaattacaATCACATTCCAACATTACGAATcacaatgataaataa